Sequence from the Prunus persica cultivar Lovell chromosome G5, Prunus_persica_NCBIv2, whole genome shotgun sequence genome:
ATCTCTCTCAATGTAAACAATCAAGCTATCATTCAACCATTGATCTCCCATTCTGTTGCGAAGtggatttttaataatattcataGCGAAAAATGCCCTCTCCACTGATGCAGTTGCAACCGGTAAAACCAAAGCCAACGTAAGAAGCAAATacacaaaaggaaatatttcATGCATTCCTTTCTCCACCATTTTTTCCGCAAGACTACTTATCCCTTccaattgagaaaaatcacTACTCGAACGCATATGATGAACATAAACACCAAGTTGATCTTCAAGCATCAATAAGTCTCTATCCGAAAAATCATAAGGATAAAATTGAGCAAGACGAACTAGCTTTCGTTTGTCAAAAGCCACAAAGTTATTTTTTGGACTCAAGCATGCCAAACAAGTAAGTAACTCAGTACTTACCTCGTTGAAGCGATCATTTAACTCCGCAAGTTGCCCATCAATTACATGAATAAAGATCTCCACACGATAACGATGATAATTTGTCTTCATTTGGAGCATTACGCCGTGATCTCCCTGGAATTACATATTCCTCATCCATGGTAGGAACTATAATATCATGTTTGTAACAAAACGAGGATGCTTGCTCAACCAATTCTTCAAACTCATTATCCCTCATCAACTGCAGGTTTTCCTTGCATGTTTTCACTAAATTCATTGCACTCACAAtgtcttgatctttcttttgccaTGCTAGAGACAAAGTGTTTGTTATTCCCAATATAGCTTTCATTACAAATAAgtgaaacacaaactcaaaagattgTATTTCTCTCCATAACTTATAGGCTTCACCCGAACTATCATTAGGATTATCATCAACAATCATTTGAAGCACATTCACCACAGATGGAAACATAGAAATGATACTAATCAACGTACCATAATGTGAGTTCCATCGTGTATCGCCGGCACGTATGAGAGTCCTTTCTTGATTTAAGCCCCGCCCCGTTATAAGACAATCATCTTCAAAAGCTCTTACAAGCTCTTCTTGGTATTGTGCTCTAAGTGCATCGCGACGCTTACAAGATGCTCCAACAACATTAACCAAACTATTAGCCGTTGTGAAAAAAGAGTTGACatcaatgtttttctttgctaCCGCAACAAGAGCTAGTTGAAGTTGATGAGCAAAGCAATGAACATAAAATGCACAAGGTTGttctctcaaaatctttgtcTTAAGGCCATTGAACTCACCTCTCATATTGCTAGCTCCATCATAACCTTGTCCTCGTAGCTTGGAAAAGCTCAAATTCGCGGAAGAAAAGaattcatcaattgcttcctTTAGTGCACTTGAAGTAGTGTCGGTTACATGTTGAACCCCCACAAACCTTTCAATTATTTGTCCTTTGTCATTCACATAACGCAACACCATCGCCATTTGCTCCTTTATTGAAACATCACGTGCTTCATCCaccattattgaaaaatatctaTCTTTTACATCACTCAAGATAAGATCAATGGTTTCTTTGGCACAAGAATTGACAAGATCTTTTTGAATTGAAGGAGCTATTAACTTTAAATTTCCCGGAGCATTTTCCAACACAACGGCCTTAACTTTTTCATCATGATCCGCAAGAAATTGCAAGAGCTCTAAATAATTCCCTTTATTACTTGATTGTGCACTTTCATCATGACCACGAAAAGAAAGCCCTTGCCGCAACAAATACCTAGTGCACTTAAGTGATGCATTCAAGCAAGTGCGATAAGCCGTGCGAGCTTGGCTTGTTTGCTTGATCACAATTGTTTCAATGTGTGTAGTTTGATGCATCAAATTGTAAGCAACTTCTCTAGCTTGGTTGTGAACACTACCAACCGGTCCAATATGAAGGTTAAATCTTTCTTTCGCCTTCTTCCAATTATTGAAGCCTACCCCAGTGAATGCATCACCACCCACTTGATCAAAATTAGATTTGAAGAGATAACAATGAAGACAAAACGCAGCATCTTTAGCAATACTATATTCCAACCAATCATGATCATCAAACCAATGAGCAATGAAGCGTCTATTAATTCCTGATTGATTAGTTTGTGGGAATTTATAACTTCTAGGTTGACAAGGTCCCTTTTGTAGATATGCTCTTCGGATCTCATCCCGAATATTAGGACTATAATCCGCCATTCGAGTTCTTAGTCCAGGGTCTGCTTGAAGATTAGCTAAGATCTCATCTACTTCAATTGGTCTTGCATTTGAACTACCCGGATTAGACAGAGAAGAACTATCCGtagataattttcttttaaagaatcGTTCCATAAATCTACAAATcaattaattcaatcaatcattaatttttatccaaattatcatatgaatatgaaaatttcaataacccactctcaatattcaatatactcCCTAAACCCATATAAATCAATGTTTAATATACCAAATTATCATATCAAATAGCAATCAATATTTAATATACCCAATCAATTCATATTATCAATCAAACATAAACTCAATCAATCTACATTAATATGATTATCACTATGAttcatatccataaatttaattacataaaaaaaaatatcaacatgaatcatatccataaatttcaagcataaactcaatcaatcaatatgATTTATATCCATAAATTtcattacataaaaaaaaaatcaatatcaacaatataatttttatcactataattattaatttcagATTTTCCATGCTTACTTACTTGTAGTTTAAAAAATGGGCGGCGGACGGCGGTAGAAGGTGGTGGTGATCGGCACTGGGCCACCGGTGAAGAGTTGATGGAGGTTGTCCAAGGTTGGGAGGTTGGGaggttagggtttgagaggatGGGAAGAGAGGGGCTGCTGTGGAATTGGGAATGAAGGAGAAAATGAATCTGTGCAGTGCTGTGCGTGTGtgttgttctgtttttttttttttttttttttgttttttttaaacctggcccaaaacgacgtcgttttgaggccaggtcaattaaaaaaaattttgactGAGCCTTgaccaaacgacgtcgtttggcaaggcagtttttaaaaaaaattacgcgCAGCGTTGCTGCGCAGCTACAAAGGGGATTTCGTTGGGGCATTTCGTCGAGCACATTGTGTGCATACAAGGGGGCTTCCAGCCTGGGTCCAAGGGGGCTTCCATGGACTCCGTTGCCAATTTTCCAGACTTCCAAGAGGTCGTCTGACCCCTCTTGTCCCAACATGGATCCGCCCCTGGTGCCGGGTGTTTTAACTAATAGGATTAATAAACCAAAATCAAGACATGTCAATTGTATCTTTAACCCCAATTCTTTTCTGCCAGGCGCCTGGGAAAAAACGTAAAAAAGAATTtattctttcatttctttttgcatATTTTCATTTGGCCCGGGGCTTTCCGAAgttatcatacattttctaaCAATGATAACACAACAAATCTATCTACAAACTTATAAAATCATGCTTAAAGgggaaataatgaaaaaacaTAACAAATTGCTGCCATGCAAATGCCACTTAGCCACCATCATATGCAAATGCCacttttattttccattttttgttgttgttactCTTACACTTGAGGTTCTATATTCTATGTCCTCCTCGTCcaatattatttgtataaaatgtttgtataaaaaaatatatgcaatgttataatttataagcaCATCAATACGAACATTAATTCAAACTTTATGGCCAACGAGCCTGCAATGGCATGTTTCTTCGACTGCtcacaacaaaatcaaaatggcCTGCTCTGTTAGAAAACTACCACGGAGAGCTCAAGGCCAAGCCTCAAGCCAGTGGCCATTGCAATGTCCTTTTCTTTGCCTTGTTTCTTGAAAATTTGTCAGaagaaaataccaaaaatgcaGAAGTAAAAATTCTGCAATTTTAGTATTAGTATTGCGTGACTCATAACTGGAAAGCAACTTTGTGTTGTTATCTATcacttaaataaaatatgaagacGGAGAGAAACTTGAATGTATTTGCTTCTGCAGGGtgaattgaatttcttttattattggATGTCTAGGGGGTTTCAAATCTCTGCCTACATTGATGAAGATGAAATAGCTCAACCAACTGAGCTATAACCCATTAGTggtgaattgaaaatttgtatAATGGTTGATTATTCAATATTGGTTACAAGACCCATCCACAAAGCATGTGcacaaataaattttcaaacaaggccctttttttttaaagacatcATTTATTAAGATGGACGATAGCATACTAAACTTGCATATACTACAcagatgctaggactcgaaccaaATCACTATACTAGTGGGTTCTTTGCTAAACAAGGTCATTATTGATTAAACTTCTATGGAGTCAAATACAGGCTTTTTAATCTCATATTGGGCCTGGCACTGCGAATAATACAGATTATTTTTGCAAATATTATGAACTTGCTTGGGCCAAGGCCCTGTAGATGCAAAATATAAAGTAGATTCTGAGATTCTTATCTGTCAATGTCTAAAGATTACAGTCTACAGGCGTGGCATTTGCCTAGCCTCAAATCCACCCCACCATGACTTAAAGCTTATTCAATATCAACCTCACAGGCTCTCCAGAACCTCAGAAAACTGGGACCGGCCATTCAGTTCTCAGTCTACATGTCCTCACTGAATCTACAAAGTTTGATAATAATAAACCAATTAAAATAGATAATGGTGAACTGGGATTTTctcataatttcataatttagaGGAACCAATGAATAGTAACGGAATAGATAGAGGCAGTAATTTCTTCCAAGAAAGGCATGTGTGGTCATAATTATTTCTAAGCAAACAAAGCAAAACTCAACCAATCATATACCATTTAGCTAGCATTTGGTAAGTTGTTCAGGTATGTTGTATGAACAAAACCCCATTAAACTCTGTGTCATGCATTTTGAGTTGTTGCATTTGTATTTCTCAGCTCTCCACATTCATACTAAAGAAGACACCCAGCTGAGCATTTAaatcccttcttcttctttgttttctttgcacCAGAATTATAGTGATTGATTTCATGGTGGTTCTAAGCCTTCAACCTGTCCAATTTTCTACCCCTAAACACATGTTATTATGTAGACCTGGCAGTACTGGTTATCCCATCCGATGTGGGATTGCAGAGCCATCAGGAGAGCCAGCTCCCATGGGACAAAAGACCAAGTACAATGATGGGTTTTTTGAGAAGGGATTTATGACACTGTTTGCTCGCAAAATGAAGAAGTTTGCAGCTCCAGTGAAGGCCAGGACTGAGACTAAGGAGAAGGCATGGTGGGAATATGACTATGAGAGCTTTGTGGATGTCTCTAAGAGAGTGATGCAGGGGAGGTCTAGAGTTCAGCAGCAGCAAGTAGTTCGAGAGGTGCTCTTGTCTATGCTGCCTCCAGGTGCGCCTGCTCAGGTGGATAATAATAGACCATTAATTCTCACTTCTCTAATGTTTGGTCTTAGTGGTTAATTTGTTGGCAATTGGGTATAATTTTGCAGCACATGAAGGGATGGGGGTTTGGTTTGTTCTGTTGTATGGATGAATTGAATAGTTATTTGACTTGTTATCTTTGCAGTTTAGGAAATTGTTTCCACCAACAAAATGGGCAGCTGAATTCAATGCTGCATTAACAGTGCCTTTCTTCCACTGGTTGGTTGGGCCTTCTGAGGTAATTATACTTTTACTCCTCTTAGCTATGGCTAGATAGAGTCTATACTGTATAGCATGAGTGGTGCTTTGtcacaaaatcagaaattgcTCATCTTTTCAACCTTTTAAAAgattaatttggttttggtCAATGTCAAATATCTGaaattatttggtttttctgttGTGCAAGCTAAATATGATGTTTCATTTGTAGCTTCCTTTTGGACTTACTTGTTGTGATACACTAATTTATGGGCATCCACCAGGTTGTAGAAGTTGAGATAAATGGGGTGAAGCAAAGAAGTGGAGTCCATATAAAGAAATGCAGGTGGGATCCATATTTCATGATGTCCaaattgaatataaatttGTCAAGTTAACATACATAAAGAAATTTCCTTTTGAGGAGCTGCAAAGATAAAACTACATGAAGTAGGGTTCTTAAATGGAAACAATTTTGATAGATGACATGACTGAAAACACAGCCAATCACTAATTTTCTAACTTTGGCATTCTTCCTGATCTAGGTACCTGGAGAACAGTGGGTGTGTTGGAATGTGTGTGAATATGTGCAAGTTTCCTACTCAAGATTTCTTCACCAATGAATTTGGGCTTCCCTTAACCATGATTCCAAGTATGTTTCATTATCTTGGTTTAATTATGCACAAAAATCAGACTTTAAGGCTGGAATTCTTATATAAGTTTGACCAAACACATTCCAAGTAGAAAACAGAGCTTTCTGAATTGGATTTCCTTGTGCAgtaattatattaataaacTTGTACTTCTTGTCTTATCCCCATTCTTTCTATGCTCAGATTTTGAAGATATGAGTTGTGAAATGGTGTATGGCCAAGTTCCACCACCATTTGAAGAGGATCCAGTGTCCAAACAACCATGTTTTACTGATATATGTAAGTTTGTAGAGCTTGTATATTATGTGATCAATGGAGATATATATTCCTGATTTCTAGCTATGCGTTTATCTGCAGGTTCCATTGCAACTCCCAGCTCCAGTGTCTGTCCAAAATTACAAGCTTGAAAGATACTCCTCCGTTATTCATAGTTCAAGTACAGATTTCAAGTTCATATGTCCCATCCATCTTACAGTTCAACTGCAGTACATATCTTTTATGCGTGTTGAACATGGCGAAAGTGGAAGTTACCATATGCCTATTAGGCTGAAAATTTATATCTCATGACAGAAGAGAGAATTTGTTTGTAAAATTAAAGACAATATATCACTCTTTATAAGCCCTAGGTCATATCTCATTTTGGAGAACCTAGGAACCAACAATGTGTCTAATAGACTGAATTTGAGTTTTGGTTCGCTTTTTATGGTGTATGGAAGAGAGATTATCTTCTCCGCTCCCTGAGGTTTTATCAAGTGGTCCTGTGAATTGAGAAACCTTCAATAAAGTCACATGTTTGACAACAAGTTCATTCATTTTGCATATACTTGTGAGGCCAGCATACCTCCTCCAAAGAGTAGGAAATCAAGCTAATTGGTAAAATAAGCAAAACAGATAAGATGACCTGCCCCGCGCTtgatataaagtttctgatgCAAAAATTTGGCAAGGATGAGCTGAGTTTGTAGCTCAACTGCAAGAAATATGCAAGCACTTGATGCTGCTGAAATTCAGCCTGCCTTTCAGGCTTTCACCATTGGGCACATGAAAAAAGGGATTAAGTTTTAGCTCTTGCAATTGGCAAAATCTGTCATTGCCATATTGATGTTCCTTTCATTCCTTAGAAAATGTTGGGGAAATCTGAGAGTCCAAGAAAACAAGTAACCTCAAACCCCTTAATTTGTGCTCTATGATGCAATCATCAAATCATTTGGTGCTTTtccaacccaaaaataaaataaaatttaaaactcttGACCAAAAATGTAAGACTCTAGGACGTCACTGTAAGTCCCAATCACATGAGATAGGTGGAATTTATGGCTACAGCATTAGGGCCTTTAACTAATAAAACCGCTCATGCAAGTTGGAAAAAACCCACcacctcttttttctttttgccttccttcttcttcttcttcttcctcattttAAATCCTTCGAACTTTTTTTTAGCTTTGGCGGCCCATGTGATTTGCTTTATCCATCCATTCTAACAATCCGTGACTTTGCTGCTACAGACAAATCACATTTTCTTCTACAACCTCCATCACACGCCTTAAATTGTGGCATCCAAAGTCCAACCATGCCTCTAATTTAAACCCAATTTGGCTTCACGTAAATTTCGCTTTTTGTTCAAGACTTTTGGCATGATTTAACAGTACTAAGCGCTTCTCTGTGTGCTGATTGCAAAACTCATGAAGAATAGAAacagaagtttttttttaataaagtttTTTTGGAACCATGTGAAGATTATGCTCTGTTTTGCGTCTTTTTGTCTCTGTTTGGTGACTTTTCAGTTGTCATAATATCCAATAGCAAAGGATAAAGTTTGTAACTTTGTATCATTCTGTGTTTTATCTTCACAACCCTAATGTCCCATTTTGGCGCATTTGATCCCGTGACAAGCAtgacacctctctctctctctctctctctctctctctctctctctctctcccaacgACCAACCGAACAAACCAacttccttcttctttctcactGCCTATAAATTGAAGTCTTTTGCCTCAACACATTTCAAACCCACCACCCTATCTTAATTAGGTCTCTGCTGCTATAGCACTGAAGAGGCTTAGGATTGAGGAAGAAATTGGTTGTAAAATGGCTTATGCTGCCACATTTTCTTTAGTGACACAAGTTCTAGGCTTAACACTTTGTTTGCTCAGTTTATGCTGCTCTGCCTTCACTCCTCAAGACTACTCAGATGCTCTTGAGAAGTCCATCCTCTTCTTTGAGGGCCAGAGATCCGGGAAATTGCCGGCGAACCAGCGTGCCACTTGGAGGGCAAATTCTGGCTTGTCTGATGGCTCCTCATACCATGTACTAattaacttaatttttttcaactaCTGTATATTTTGTCattttgcaaaataaaatgatactAAGGTCTAAGATGTTACTTGGGTGTGACTTGAATTTTTCAGGTGGACCTAGTAGGGGGCTACTATGATGCTGGAGATAATGTCAAGTTTGGCCTGCCAATGGCCTTCACAACCACATTACTTGCATGGAGTGTCATTGAGTTTGGTGACTCAATGCATAACCAGATTGAGAATGCCAAGGATGCCATACGTTGGAGCACAGATTATCTTCTAAAAGCAGCCACTTCAACCCCTGGAGCCTTATATGTCCAAGTGagagaaacaaaattataaattggTTACACAAAAATGAGAGCTAGAGAAGAATGACTATTATTAATGACATTTGTTTTCAAGCTGAAGAGAAGTCCTGAGAGTCACATGTTTTGGTGGTGCAGGTGGCAGATCCAAACGCGGACCACCAGTGCTGGGAGAGGCCTGAAGATATGGATACTCCGCGCAATGTGTACAAGGTGTCGACTCAAAATCCAGGATCAGATGTAGCAGCAGAGACTGCTGCTGCATTGGCTGCAGCTTCCATAGTGTTCAAAGACTCTGACCCTTCTTACTCTGGAAAATTGCTTCACACAGCCATGAAAGTAAACACCTAACACAAAAgttaattcattttttaacagtttttccaCCTTCACACCACTTCATTATTTACAAGGAagttaattttgaattttgatcacCATGCAggtgtttgattttgcagaCAGGTACAGAGGTTCTTACAGTGACTCTATAGGCTCAGTGGTCTGCCCTTTTTACTGCTCATACTCAGGATACCATGTAAGCCAAAGGCATAACATAATTTGCTTCtaatttcctttgttttaaTCCATTAAAGGTTCCTAATGATCCCAATTGTTCTGATTAGGATGAGCTTCTGTGGGGTGCTTCATGGATCCATAGAGCCTCTCAGAACAGTTCATACTTGGCTTACATCAAGTCCAATGGCCACATCTTGGGTGCAGATGATGATGGTTTCTCCTTTAGTTGGGATGACAAGAGACCTGGAACAAAAGTCCTTCTTTCCAAGGTTTATTTTATTCTCATAGTCACACCAGAAAAATCTTAACAGGTCAAATTACTTATAATTATTTGGATTTTGGTACAGAACTTTCTAGAGAAAAACAATGAGGAATTCCAGTTATACAAAGCACATTCAGACAACTACATATGCTCCTTACTTCCTGGAACATCTAATTTCCAGGCCCAATATACCCCTGGTAACCTACCCTTCTATCTTTTTCGCCCTGATATTGTGCTTACATCCAAAACTACATCGTTGCACATTTAATCGAAATGGTTTACAGGAGGACTTCTCTACAAAGCAAGTGAGAGCAATCTCCAGTATGTTACTTCCACAACACTCCTCCTACTCACATATGCAAAGTATCTTAGAACAAATGGAGGAGTGGCTACATGTGGCTCCTCAAAAGTCACAGCAGAAACCCTGATCTCAGAGGCAAAGAAGCAGGTTGACTACATACTTGGTAACAACCCAGCAAAGATTTCATACATGGTAGGGTTTGGGAAGAAATACCCACTACACATACACCACAGAGGCTCTTCTCTGCCATCTGTGCATGAACACCCAGAGCGCATTAGCTGCAACAATGGATTTCAATATCTGAATTCTGGATCACCCAACCCAAATGTGCTTGTTGGAGCCATTGTTGGTGGACCTGATAGCAAAGACAGCTTCTCTGATGACAGGAACAACTATCAGCAATCTGAGCCAGCCACTTACATCAATGCACCAATTGTTGGGGCTCTTGCTTTCTTCTCTGCCAACACCAACCCAAATTAGCTCCAACTTCTATTAACCTctaaagtttttataaaaaaaaaaaaaaaaaaaaaattagaggaAAGTGGATTTGGAGATAATTGAAGAGTTGTATGAGTAGTAGATTGAAAGGTGAAACTTTAGTATCGTGTTAATTAGTTGTTTAGAGGGCAAATCGGAGTCCAAATGTTGTGCCATTGGCATTTCCATGAGCTGTGGCACATAGTTTAAGGGTAGGCTGGAAAATGTTCTTAATTTACAATTGGATTGAGAGCAttcccaaaaaattaaatatgaaaagacTAGTTTGCCTTGATATAGAATGACTATTTGGAAGTCCACATCCCAAGCATCATTTTTTTAAGCTCTTAAACTTACTCCCACTTTCGCTCCAATCACTAAAGGTATAAAACAATATGAAAGAAACTTAATTTTGAAGGAAAGAAACTTAATTTTGAAGAGTAGAACATCAAATCATCTTTTTAGAGTCACCAAATGAAGCGTGGGTCGATAATTTTTTATCGTCATCTATAACTTTATGATTTCTATATTATCACCCTTAAATTGAGTTTATAACCCTAATCAACCCCGACTTAAAAATAGTCTACTGATTTGGTACCCCGAATGTCATGAATTTAAAAACGCATCTAGTAACCTGTATGAATTatggaaaattaattaatattaaaaaaaaattatagtcatATTAAATTTCTAGAAATGAATAATTAGATTAGGGAAAGGTGTTAATGATGAAGTGAAATGAATCTAAAGTTAACATATGCATCAAGTGATCTATATAAAACATACATTCGATAAAACCAGAAGAAATCTAATCGTTCCCTTATGAATCCATCGGAAGCTGcttatgaaaacaaatcttCAGCTTAAAAATTTATGGAAAATAAATCGCAACGAATAAGGCAACCACGTAATTACTCAAAAATCCGCGCCCAAATTCGTAATCTCCATAAAAggcagaaattaaaaatatatatttaaaaaaaggaaaaagaaagagagagaaaacagaacaagaaacaaaatggtcatttcCCCATTTTTATACCCGCGAGTTGGGCAGTCGGTAGTTACAATGAAACATCCaaaatcttcatcttcttcttcttcttcttcttctccaacgaCGAATAAATCTCAGCAATaaactcagagagagagagagagagagttgcagCGACAGATCTGATCGTTTTGCCCCAAATTCCAGACCCCAAAACGATGTCGTTCGCTCCTCGCCCCTTCcccatcctcctcctctctctcctcaccaCTTTCTTCTCTATCTGCTCCGCCGAGATCCGGTCCTCCTCTGTCCGATCCGACTGGCGACCCATCATCCCCTTCGACGAGTTCGGCTTCACCCACAAAGGCCGCCTCGAGCTCAACGTCTCCAAAATCGCCCTCTCGGATCAACCCAACCCGAATCCAGACCTCTCCAAAGTCGGGTTCTTTCTCTGTACCCGAGACTCCTGGATCCATGTCTTCCAGCAGCTCGAAGAAGGCGATGTACGGTGCGCGCTCGATTCGAACCTCGTCAAGCGCGTCTACACCTTCGACTCTCTCAAAGGCGGCCATGAATTCTCCACCGTCTTCTCCGAGACCGACGCCGATCAGTACACGCTTCTCTTCGCCAACTGCCTTCAGCAGGTCAAGGTCTCCATGGACGTCAAATCGGCCATGTACAACCTCGAAGGGAAGGAAAACCGCCGCGATTATCTCTCCGCCGGTAAAACAATTCTCCCTAGGGtttacttcttcttctctttagTCTACGCTGCTCTTGCCGGTTTGTGGATCTTCGTGCTCTATAAGAAACGACTTACCGTTTTTGGAATCCATTTCTTTATGCTCGCTGTTATAATTCTCAAAACTTTCAACTTGCTCTGTGAGGCTGAGGACAAGTCGTATATCAAGCGCACTGGTAGCGCTCATGGCTGGGATGTGTTGTTCTACATCTTCAGCTTCTTAAAGGGTGTCATGTTGTTCACTCTCATCGTTCTGATTGGAACTGGGTGGTCGTTTTTGAAACCCTTTTTGCAAGACAAGGAGAAGAAGGTTTTGATGATTGTGATTCCGCTTCAGGTCATAGCCAACATTGCCCAGGTTGTGATTGACGAGACTGGGCCTTTTGGGCATGATTGGGTTACTTGGAAGCAGGTGTTTTTGCTTGTAGATGTTGTTTGTTGCTGTGCTGTCTTGTTTCCGATTGTGTGGTCTATTAAGAACTTGCGTGAGGCTGCTAGGACTGATGGCAAAGCTGCTGTGAATTTGATGAAGTTGACTTTGTTTAGGCAGTACTACATTGTGGTTATATGCTACATTTACTTTACACGGGTTGTAGTTTATGCATTGGAGACTATCACTTCATACCGGTACCTTTGGACCAGTGTGGTTGCCGCAGAGTTGGCCACGCTTGCTTTCTACGTGTTTACCGGGTACAAGTTCAAGCCGGAGGCACACAACCCGTACTTTGTGATTGATGATGAGGAGGAAGAGGCTGCAGCCGAGCAGCTGAAGCTTGAGGATGAGTTCGAATTGTGATTTAGTGTAGAGAGGAATGAAGATTGTGCTCTGTAATCCAATTGGGAAGATGTCGAGGTAGAGTTTCAACAATTACAATGGGGtatattttgtgttttctttgtgTCATGTTGACCTTTTGTTATAATTGGAGTTAGTACTTAGTAGGATAATGTCACACCCTCATGAAT
This genomic interval carries:
- the LOC18776762 gene encoding protein GPR107, with the protein product MSFAPRPFPILLLSLLTTFFSICSAEIRSSSVRSDWRPIIPFDEFGFTHKGRLELNVSKIALSDQPNPNPDLSKVGFFLCTRDSWIHVFQQLEEGDVRCALDSNLVKRVYTFDSLKGGHEFSTVFSETDADQYTLLFANCLQQVKVSMDVKSAMYNLEGKENRRDYLSAGKTILPRVYFFFSLVYAALAGLWIFVLYKKRLTVFGIHFFMLAVIILKTFNLLCEAEDKSYIKRTGSAHGWDVLFYIFSFLKGVMLFTLIVLIGTGWSFLKPFLQDKEKKVLMIVIPLQVIANIAQVVIDETGPFGHDWVTWKQVFLLVDVVCCCAVLFPIVWSIKNLREAARTDGKAAVNLMKLTLFRQYYIVVICYIYFTRVVVYALETITSYRYLWTSVVAAELATLAFYVFTGYKFKPEAHNPYFVIDDEEEEAAAEQLKLEDEFEL